A window of the Paenibacillus woosongensis genome harbors these coding sequences:
- a CDS encoding sugar phosphate isomerase/epimerase family protein: MQNGNHLLRIGTLVGGQDAVRVIPQILPHGFESFSLTFWQTTGGIDLAELAKQVREMIDEHGVVISSIGVFGNPLTGEGDNADTLASWERAIDHAHLFGADIVSGFTGRLTDRPIDESLPRFKEVFGELAKRAADRGVRIAFENCDMGGTWWKGDWNIAHNPQAWEMMFNEVPADNLGLEWEPCHQMVSLIDPIPQLRKWVDKVFHVHGKDATIAWDIVKEYGIHGPKEFVWHRTPGFGDTNWTDIITILRQAGYKGTIDIEGWHDPVYQGELEMTGQVHALNYLKQCRGGAFVPNPV; encoded by the coding sequence ATGCAAAACGGCAATCATTTGTTACGTATAGGCACGCTGGTGGGCGGACAGGATGCGGTACGGGTCATTCCGCAAATTTTGCCACATGGCTTCGAGTCATTCAGCCTCACCTTCTGGCAAACAACGGGCGGCATCGATTTGGCGGAGCTTGCCAAGCAGGTTCGGGAGATGATAGATGAGCACGGAGTAGTCATTTCCAGCATCGGGGTGTTCGGCAACCCGCTGACAGGAGAAGGGGATAATGCGGATACGCTGGCCAGCTGGGAGAGGGCGATCGATCATGCGCATCTGTTCGGAGCGGATATCGTCAGCGGTTTTACCGGGCGTCTGACGGACCGTCCGATCGATGAGTCGCTGCCTCGCTTCAAGGAAGTATTCGGGGAGCTGGCGAAGCGCGCAGCGGACCGGGGCGTGCGGATCGCATTCGAGAACTGCGATATGGGCGGCACCTGGTGGAAGGGAGATTGGAACATCGCTCATAACCCGCAGGCCTGGGAGATGATGTTCAACGAGGTTCCGGCCGACAATCTTGGCCTGGAATGGGAGCCCTGCCATCAGATGGTCAGTCTGATCGATCCGATTCCGCAGCTGCGGAAGTGGGTGGACAAAGTCTTCCATGTGCACGGCAAGGACGCAACGATCGCTTGGGATATCGTCAAGGAATACGGTATTCACGGACCGAAGGAATTTGTCTGGCACCGGACGCCGGGATTTGGCGACACGAACTGGACGGACATTATTACGATTTTACGTCAAGCCGGGTATAAGGGCACGATCGATATTGAGGGCTGGCATGATCCGGTCTATCAGGGCGAGCTGGAAATGACCGGCCAGGTGCATGCGCTGAATTACTTGAAGCAGTGCCGCGGCGGGGCTTTTGTGCCAAACCCGGTGTAG
- a CDS encoding Gfo/Idh/MocA family protein — MSRQHRIVVAGCGGMSNVWIKELLKRDDALVVGLVDVHIGQAEKVRDAYGLACGVYTGLTEAIADTGADLVIDVTIPDSHFEISTTAMKQGCHVFGEKPMAATMEQARKIIETADATGRSMSVMQNRRYDANIRALRELITSGTIGRPGMINADFFLGPHFGGFRDVMESPLILDMAIHTFDQARFIAGADPVSVYCHEFNPPGSWYAGNASAVCIYEMSDGSVFSYRGSWCAEGAPTSWEGDWRIIGEKGTAIWDGVQAPYAEVVSAGEQAEQKFMRDTVRVEAPLRWNGKPGHEGCLDEMFLALKEGRPAETDCRDNIHSMAMVLGAIESAKSGRKVRLG, encoded by the coding sequence ATGAGCAGGCAGCATCGGATCGTGGTCGCCGGGTGCGGCGGAATGTCGAACGTGTGGATCAAAGAGCTGCTGAAGCGGGACGATGCCCTCGTTGTCGGGCTGGTCGATGTGCATATTGGCCAGGCGGAGAAAGTCCGGGACGCCTATGGGCTGGCGTGCGGTGTTTATACCGGACTGACGGAGGCGATTGCCGATACAGGCGCGGATTTGGTCATCGACGTGACGATCCCGGACAGTCACTTCGAGATCAGCACGACGGCCATGAAGCAGGGCTGCCATGTCTTTGGCGAGAAGCCGATGGCCGCCACGATGGAGCAGGCCCGTAAAATTATTGAAACAGCGGATGCCACAGGCAGGTCAATGTCGGTCATGCAGAATCGCCGATACGACGCCAATATCCGCGCGCTGCGCGAGCTGATAACCTCCGGCACGATCGGCAGGCCCGGCATGATCAATGCGGACTTTTTTCTGGGGCCGCATTTCGGCGGGTTCCGTGATGTGATGGAGAGCCCGCTGATTCTGGATATGGCGATCCACACTTTTGACCAAGCCCGGTTTATCGCCGGCGCCGACCCGGTATCGGTCTACTGCCATGAGTTTAACCCTCCGGGCTCCTGGTACGCGGGCAATGCCTCGGCCGTCTGCATTTATGAAATGTCGGACGGCTCGGTGTTCAGCTACCGGGGCTCGTGGTGCGCGGAAGGCGCTCCGACGTCCTGGGAGGGTGACTGGCGGATCATCGGTGAGAAAGGGACGGCGATTTGGGACGGCGTCCAGGCGCCTTATGCGGAGGTCGTGAGCGCCGGCGAACAGGCGGAGCAGAAGTTCATGCGCGATACGGTGCGCGTGGAGGCGCCGCTGCGCTGGAATGGCAAGCCGGGGCATGAGGGCTGCCTGGATGAAATGTTCCTGGCTCTGAAGGAAGGCCGTCCGGCCGAGACCGATTGCCGTGATAACATCCACAGCATGGCCATGGTGCTCGGAGCGATCGAAAGCGCGAAGAGCGGACGGAAGGTTAGGCTGGGGTAA
- the thiE gene encoding thiamine phosphate synthase encodes MSGSSISPEQMRRYLQMYLVIGSVNCREEPLRVVEEALSGGATMVQFREKGPGALTGEAKLALALELQAACRRAGVPFIVNDDVELAARIGADGIHVGQDDEAAGAVRARIGNRILGVSAHTVKEARTALVHGADYIGVGPVYPTISKDDARPVQGTGMIQEMRAQGIQLPIVGIGGITAERAAEVVRAGADGVAVISAVTQAANVREAAGDLLEQVARAAGR; translated from the coding sequence ATGAGCGGCAGCAGCATCTCTCCTGAACAAATGCGCCGGTACTTGCAGATGTACCTGGTCATCGGCAGCGTGAACTGCCGGGAGGAGCCGCTGCGCGTCGTGGAGGAAGCGTTGAGCGGGGGCGCGACGATGGTCCAGTTCCGCGAGAAGGGCCCGGGCGCGCTGACCGGGGAGGCCAAGCTTGCGCTCGCTCTTGAGCTGCAAGCGGCCTGCCGCCGCGCCGGGGTGCCATTCATCGTCAACGATGACGTGGAGCTAGCCGCCCGGATTGGGGCGGACGGCATCCACGTCGGTCAGGACGATGAAGCCGCGGGAGCCGTTCGCGCACGGATCGGCAACCGCATCCTCGGCGTGTCCGCGCACACGGTGAAGGAGGCGCGGACAGCGCTTGTTCACGGCGCCGACTATATCGGCGTCGGCCCGGTCTACCCGACGATCTCCAAGGATGACGCGCGCCCGGTGCAGGGGACGGGAATGATCCAGGAGATGCGGGCGCAAGGGATCCAACTGCCGATCGTCGGTATTGGGGGCATTACCGCAGAGCGTGCCGCTGAGGTGGTACGAGCAGGCGCGGACGGCGTTGCTGTCATCTCCGCGGTTACGCAGGCGGCGAATGTGCGCGAAGCTGCCGGAGATCTGCTGGAGCAGGTCGCCCGGGCAGCCGGACGATAA
- a CDS encoding AraC family transcriptional regulator, translated as MTHPQELREHTYFNDPSYPFNIFRLRQEQQQKGTPSFYLHWHDHFEILLVVEGKAVFLIDSNPYEALPGDIILVPSGALHAGYAADEGPLEYYAIVFNAALLRHGKTPDPKHALYIAPYLDGGLLFPVKLSHQDEENLRFKHVLEEIIREFKSKQPGYELMVKSQLYMLFTLLSRRFMPGDQQGRANLAHTRNTDRFKQLLLHIDKHYAEPITVSKAAAMMNLNPYHFCKIFKKTTGSTLIEYVNFIRINEAMRLLSGSDLTITEIAGQIGCGNPNYFTKLFKQYKGVTPSQWRKEAAGPGLQRL; from the coding sequence ATGACGCATCCCCAGGAATTGCGGGAGCATACGTATTTTAACGATCCATCCTATCCCTTTAATATATTTCGCCTTCGCCAGGAACAGCAGCAGAAGGGCACCCCTTCGTTCTATTTGCATTGGCATGACCATTTCGAGATTCTGCTGGTGGTTGAGGGAAAGGCCGTTTTCTTGATCGACAGCAATCCCTATGAAGCACTGCCCGGCGATATCATCCTTGTCCCCTCTGGAGCTCTGCATGCAGGTTACGCCGCTGACGAAGGGCCGCTGGAATACTATGCCATCGTGTTTAACGCGGCGCTGCTCCGGCATGGCAAAACCCCCGACCCGAAGCACGCGCTCTATATTGCGCCCTATCTGGACGGAGGTCTGCTGTTTCCTGTCAAGCTAAGTCATCAAGACGAGGAGAATCTGCGCTTCAAGCATGTTCTAGAAGAGATCATCCGCGAATTCAAAAGCAAGCAGCCCGGTTACGAGCTCATGGTCAAAAGCCAGCTGTACATGCTGTTCACCCTGCTCTCCCGCCGCTTCATGCCCGGCGATCAGCAAGGGCGGGCGAATCTGGCCCATACTCGTAACACGGATCGCTTCAAACAGCTGCTGCTCCATATCGATAAGCACTATGCCGAGCCGATCACCGTATCCAAGGCAGCGGCGATGATGAATCTCAACCCGTATCATTTTTGTAAAATATTCAAAAAAACGACCGGCTCCACGCTGATTGAATACGTCAACTTCATTCGGATCAACGAGGCCATGAGGCTGCTGAGCGGCAGCGATCTCACCATTACGGAAATCGCCGGGCAGATCGGCTGCGGCAACCCGAATTATTTCACCAAGCTGTTCAAGCAATACAAAGGCGTGACGCCCTCCCAGTGGCGGAAGGAGGCTGCGGGACCCGGTTTGCAGCGCCTCTAA
- the thiD gene encoding bifunctional hydroxymethylpyrimidine kinase/phosphomethylpyrimidine kinase, translated as MNIARALTVAGSDSGGGAGIQADLKTFQELDVFGMSAITAITVQNTLGVQGVYPLPPQAAAEQIDAVSTDLGVDALKTGMLFSAEIIEAVAGRIKEHGWRNVVVDPVMIAKGGADLLLPEAVRALKEQLLPLALIVTPNIPEAEALSGMTIRSMADRREAAKRICAYGPAVAVIKGGHDEDGEQVVDLIYDGTSCTELKGRRIHTVHTHGTGCTYSAAITAGLAKGLPVLEAVQMARDYIQAAIEDSLELGQGHGPTNHWAFRRRKEQER; from the coding sequence ATGAACATAGCCAGAGCACTTACGGTTGCCGGTTCGGATAGCGGAGGCGGTGCGGGCATACAGGCCGATCTCAAGACATTCCAGGAGCTGGATGTCTTCGGCATGTCGGCCATTACGGCCATCACGGTGCAGAATACGCTGGGTGTTCAGGGCGTGTACCCGCTGCCGCCGCAAGCTGCTGCAGAGCAAATCGATGCCGTAAGCACCGATCTTGGCGTCGATGCCTTGAAGACGGGGATGCTGTTCAGCGCCGAGATCATTGAAGCGGTGGCTGGACGCATCAAGGAGCATGGCTGGCGCAATGTCGTCGTTGATCCGGTGATGATCGCCAAGGGCGGAGCAGATTTGCTGCTGCCGGAAGCCGTGCGAGCCTTGAAGGAGCAGCTGCTGCCGCTGGCGCTGATCGTCACGCCGAATATACCGGAAGCCGAGGCATTGTCCGGCATGACTATCCGCTCGATGGCGGATCGCCGTGAGGCAGCCAAGCGCATCTGCGCTTATGGCCCGGCAGTTGCCGTGATCAAGGGCGGACACGACGAGGATGGCGAGCAGGTGGTCGACCTGATCTATGACGGCACGTCTTGCACGGAGCTGAAGGGCCGGCGGATTCATACCGTTCATACGCACGGAACGGGCTGTACTTATTCCGCGGCGATAACAGCCGGACTGGCGAAGGGATTGCCGGTGCTCGAGGCGGTGCAGATGGCCCGCGATTATATCCAGGCTGCGATTGAGGACAGCCTGGAGCTGGGGCAGGGGCATGGCCCGACGAATCACTGGGCATTTCGCCGCAGAAAGGAGCAGGAGCGATGA
- the thiM gene encoding hydroxyethylthiazole kinase, with product MNTLENDITALLTKVQRTKPLIHNMTNVVVTNFTANGLYALGASPVMAYAPEEVADMAKIAGALVLNIGTLTKEQVEAMIIAGKSANEHGVPVLLDPVGAGATAFRTASALRILREVKVSLVRGNAAEIANLIGESREIKGVDAGDGADNENAGLGLRASRQLNAIVAITGKEDVISDGSLCRVVSGGDALLTQVTGAGCLLTSVLGAFAAVEKDLLLAGTAGLAFYGAAASRAAERTSEIGPGSFQAAFLDELAKLHPHSLKGHAAVREFQASATGEALI from the coding sequence ATGAATACACTGGAAAACGATATAACAGCACTTCTTACAAAGGTTCAGAGAACCAAACCGCTTATTCATAATATGACCAACGTAGTAGTTACCAATTTTACAGCAAACGGGCTATATGCTCTTGGTGCATCTCCCGTCATGGCGTATGCGCCGGAGGAGGTGGCCGATATGGCGAAAATTGCCGGGGCGCTCGTGCTCAACATCGGCACGTTGACGAAGGAGCAGGTCGAGGCGATGATCATCGCCGGAAAATCGGCGAACGAGCATGGCGTACCGGTGCTGCTTGACCCGGTTGGGGCCGGGGCAACGGCGTTCCGCACGGCGTCGGCGCTGCGGATTCTCCGCGAGGTGAAGGTCTCCCTCGTGCGGGGAAATGCGGCGGAAATCGCCAACCTTATCGGCGAGTCGCGTGAAATCAAAGGCGTTGACGCCGGAGATGGCGCCGACAATGAGAACGCCGGACTTGGGCTGCGGGCTTCGCGGCAGCTGAATGCGATCGTAGCGATTACAGGCAAGGAGGATGTTATCTCGGACGGGAGCCTGTGCCGGGTCGTTAGCGGCGGGGATGCGCTGCTGACCCAGGTGACGGGAGCAGGCTGCCTGCTGACATCGGTGCTGGGCGCTTTTGCCGCGGTGGAGAAGGATTTGCTGCTGGCGGGTACGGCTGGGCTGGCCTTTTACGGCGCGGCTGCCTCCCGGGCGGCTGAGCGCACATCTGAAATCGGCCCGGGCAGTTTCCAAGCCGCTTTTCTCGATGAGTTGGCCAAACTTCACCCTCACTCCCTGAAGGGACATGCTGCGGTTCGAGAATTTCAGGCCTCCGCCACAGGGGAGGCGTTGATATGA
- a CDS encoding DUF1492 domain-containing protein: MEEQQTVYEQYRREVYRIAWRIQYRAKVVRKRECSFGGMEPATTSFTSSSDNKIVVRQLINALPSDTGRSIIFKIYIQDKTEQEVARELNMSQQGVNKWKRKMIKELSRMVSS; encoded by the coding sequence TTGGAAGAACAACAAACCGTGTACGAGCAATATCGCAGAGAAGTGTATCGGATCGCCTGGCGGATTCAGTATCGAGCAAAGGTCGTGCGGAAGCGGGAGTGTTCATTTGGCGGAATGGAACCGGCCACAACCAGTTTCACCTCATCTTCTGATAACAAAATCGTCGTAAGACAGTTGATTAATGCCCTCCCGTCTGACACGGGCCGATCGATTATATTCAAGATCTATATTCAAGACAAAACCGAGCAGGAGGTTGCCCGTGAGTTGAACATGAGTCAGCAAGGGGTGAACAAATGGAAGCGAAAGATGATCAAAGAATTGTCCCGGATGGTGAGTTCCTGA
- the tenA gene encoding thiaminase II: protein MSFTQELRQKADGIFQAIFEHPFVRGIANGDLRKEQLIHYVKQDHEYLTAYMRIYGIAISKCSSRDEIEMFNQQISFILNSEVHPHHNFCAVAGVSYDEMQGYALAPGAHHYIRHMLNVAHEGSLAEIMAVLLPCPWTYLEIGEKLMREVQPTEAHPFYEWIHFYATRTNTTAKFSERLDKWAEITTELERKKMTEHYLLSCQLEYMFWDMAYNVQDWPVSMNTAEYAL, encoded by the coding sequence ATGAGTTTTACGCAGGAGCTTCGACAGAAGGCGGACGGTATCTTTCAGGCTATTTTTGAACACCCTTTTGTGAGAGGAATCGCTAACGGCGACTTGCGGAAGGAGCAGCTCATTCACTACGTCAAGCAGGATCATGAATATTTAACGGCGTATATGCGGATTTACGGCATTGCCATATCCAAATGCTCGAGCCGCGACGAGATCGAAATGTTTAATCAGCAAATCTCTTTCATTCTGAACAGTGAAGTTCATCCGCATCATAACTTCTGTGCGGTTGCCGGAGTCAGCTATGATGAAATGCAGGGTTATGCGCTCGCTCCGGGGGCACATCATTATATCCGCCACATGCTGAACGTGGCTCATGAAGGAAGCCTGGCTGAAATTATGGCAGTGCTGCTGCCGTGTCCGTGGACTTACCTGGAGATTGGCGAGAAGCTGATGAGAGAAGTGCAGCCGACCGAGGCCCATCCATTCTATGAATGGATCCATTTCTATGCGACGCGGACGAATACGACCGCTAAATTCTCCGAGCGTCTGGACAAGTGGGCGGAAATTACGACCGAGCTTGAACGCAAAAAAATGACCGAGCACTATCTATTGAGCTGCCAGCTCGAGTATATGTTCTGGGATATGGCCTATAACGTTCAGGATTGGCCGGTGTCCATGAATACGGCGGAATACGCATTATAA